The Mycolicibacterium cosmeticum sequence GCCGCCGATCTTGGCGACCCAGCCACTGGGATCCTGCAAGTTGTGGAAGATGCCGGTGAGCCAGCCGGCCTTGATGAACAGGGCGGTGATCAAACCCCAGGCGATGAACGCGCCGATATTCGGCATGACCATGTTCGACAGTGCGGTGCCCAGTTTCTGCACCCGCACGCGTGCGCCGCCGCGTGGTGCCCCGCCGGACGGCGCTGCAGGGGTTTCGACCAGGGACATGGTGACCTCCGGATTGTCTCGGTGTCGGCCGGCGCGTGGGTGACGCCGGTCACATGCCTGCAAGTTAACCGCACAACCGGGCATGATTGCAAGCAATCAGGCGCAAATGGGCACAAAAGTGTGTGGAGTTATGACCGTTTCCGGTAGAGTCGGTTCAGCATGTAACCCCCGACACAGGAGGACCGTCATGAAAGCCCTGCGTTACTACGCGCCTGAGGACGTCCGCCTGGAGGACGTGCCGGAGCCGCAATGCGGGCCCGACGAGGTCAAGATCCGGGTGCGCAACTGCTCCACCTGCGGCACCGACGTCAAGATCCTGCACAACGGTCACCAGAACCTGACGCCGCCGCGCACCCTCGGCCATGAGGTGGCCGGTGAGATCGTCGAGGTCGGTGCCAACGTGAACGCGACCTACGGCAGCCAGTGGCAGGTCGGCGACCGGGTACAGGTCATCGCCGCCGTGCCGTGCGGTGAATGCCATGAGTGCCGCAAGGGCTGGATGGCGGTGTGCCAGAACCAGACATCGATCGGCTACCAGTACGACGGTGGGTTCGCCGAATACATGATCGTGCCGCGTCAGGTGCTCAAAGTCGATGGGCTGAACCGGATCCCGGACAACGTCGGCTACGACGAGGCCTCGGCCGCCGAGCCGTTCGCCTGCGCCATCAACGCCCAGGACCTGCTCGGCATCGAAGAGGGCGACACCGTCGTGGTGTTCGGCGCGGGGCCGATCGGCTGCATGCACATCCGCATCGCCCGCGGTGTGCACAAGTGCGGACCCGTGTACCTGGTCGACGTCAACGCCGCCCGACTGCAGATGTCTGCCGACGCGGTGTCCCCGGACGAGGTGATCAACGGTGCCGAGGTCGACGTGGTCGAGCGGGTGATGGAGCTGACCGGCGGGCGCGGCGCCGACGTCGTCATCACCGCCACCGCCGCCAACATCACCCAGGAACAGGCCATCGCGATGGCGGCCCGCAACGGCCGGATCTCGTTCTTCGGCGGCCTGCCGAAGACCAACCCGACCATCACCTGCGATTCCAACGTCGTGCACTACCGCCAGTTGCACATCCACGGCGCCAACGGATCGGCACCGATCCACAACAAGCGCGCGCTGCAGTACATCTCGACCGGCCAGGTTCCGGTCAAGGACCTCATCACCCGGCACATCCCCATCGACAACGTCCTGGATGCCTTCGACATCGTGCAGAAGGGTGAGGCCATCAAGGTGACGGTCGAGCCGAGCACGGTCGCCGTCGGCGCCGCCGGTTAGCCCCGGCTCGGGGTACCGCACCCCCGGTCGGGTGCTCTAGGTTCGTAGGCGTCCGTCGACGTCGACTCCGTGGGGGCTGCGGTTGCTGCTAGATGCCAAGTCCCGTCGTGCCGTTGGCCGTGCGTTGTCGCAGTGGTGGACCACGCCCGTCGACTACGACGGCCAGGTCGAGTACTTCGCCGAGCGGTCGCTGACCGGACTGATCCAGTTGCTGATCGGCGCCGCCGCGGCGGCGGTGGGCGGCGTGGTGGTCATGGGCCAACTGTCGGACACCGCGGCGCAGCCGCTGTACGCGCGCGTCGTCGCACTGGCCTTCGCGGCCTGCACCTTCGCCGGTGCGCTGGCCTGGTGGCTGGCGCCGTGGCCGTCACGGCGCATGTCCCGGGTCTGCATCGTCTGCTTCGACGTGGGGGTGGTGGCGGTGTCCCTGGTCAACATCCGGGCCCTGTCGGGCATCTTCGCGCTGAGCGCGCTGATTTTGGTGTCGTTCTACATCGTCTTCTTCGATGGGCCCAAAATCATTGTGCTGCACGGTCTCTGGTCTGTACTGGCCATGGTGGCGCTCGCCATCACGATCGGTGCGCAAGTGCACGGCGATCTGTTCCTGGTACTGGCCCGGGCGATTGCCGGCACCACGCTCGCCTTCGCACCCGCGGCAGCCCAGTTCGCGATCTGGGTGCTGCGCACCGATGCCAACGAGGCGACCACCGACCCGCTGACCGGGTTGCTCAACCGGCGCGGCCTGTCCATCCACGTCGACGGGCTGGTGCGCCGCGCGGTCAAGGGTGAGCGCACCGTGCTGGTGGCCGTCATCGATCTGGACCGGTTCAAAGGCGTCAACGACGCCTTCGGGCACGCGGCCGGCGACGAGGTTCTGGTCCGCACCGCCCGCCGGTTGGAATCCGTGGTCACCAGCAGCGCCCTGGTGGCCAGGGTCGGCGGTGAAGAGTTCGTCGTCGTCGACATCGTCAGGTCGGGCGATGGTGCGTCGATGGGGGAGAAACTGCGTGCGGCGCTGGCCGATCACACCGATCGCGCGGTGACCGCCAGCATCGGGGTGACCGGCATCTCGGCGGCCACCTTCGCCGGCGGCGACGACCCGGTCGGGTTGCTGGGCCACCTCATCGCTCGTGCCGACAGCGCGATGTTCGCGGCGAAACGGGACGGCGGTGACAAGTCGGTGTATGTGGCTCAAGTCTGATCAGCCGCCCACCGCCGTCATATAACCCGCCAGGGCCAGCGCGCACGCCGCCCCGCACACCACCATCGTGCCCAGCGCCCAGGGCCAACCCCGCGCCCGGCGCACCAGCGCCACGATGGTCACCGCGGTCCCGGCGACGGCGATCAGCACCGCCACGCCGAAGCCGGTCAGTGCCGCCGTCACGCCGGCGTCGATATCGCAGGTGGCCGGCGGACAGTAGTCGGTGAACGCCATCATGAACACGCCCAGCACGGCGGCCGCGCCGCCGCCGGCGTAGGTCAGTACCAGCAGGGTGATGGACACCCCCAGGTCGACTCCCGAACGCGGCGGCCGCACCGGCGGAGGTGCCGGGTTCGGCGGGTAGCCGTACGTCATGAGCGGTGACTCTAGCCCGGTGATGCGACGCGCGCGGCCGGGATTGGACCCGCACTTTCGCCGCGACGCGTAACGTGTTGGCGCGCGGTCAAATCGAGCGGACGGGAGCCGATGCGCCACTATTACACCGCAGATGCGATTCGAGCCGCCGAGGCGCCGTTGCTGGCGGCCCTGCCCGACGGTGTACTCATGCGGCGCGCCGCGCACGGACTGGCGTCGGCGATCGCGGGGGAGTTGCGCGCCCGCTCCGGTGGCGTTTTCGGCCGGCGGGTGTGCGCCGTGGTCGGTTCCGGCGACAACGGGGGTGACGCCCTGTGGGCGGCCACCTTCCTGCGCCGCCGCGGTGTCGCGGCCAGCGCGGTATTGCTCAACCCGGAGCACACCCACGCCGCGGCGCTGGCGGCGTTCCGCCGGGCCGGCGGGCGCACCGTCGACGCGATCCCGCCGGCGACGGATCTGGTGATCGACGGTGTCGTCGGCATCTCCGGTCGGGGCCCACTGCGCCCCGCCGCGGCCGAGGTATTCGGCGCCAGTGCCGCACCGGTGGTCGCCGTCGACATCCCCAGCGGTGTCGACGTACACACCGGCGCCGCCGACGGGCCACATGTCACGGCCGCGCTGACCGTGACGTTCGGCGGCTACAAACCCGTACACGCGCTCGGCGAATGCGGGCGTGTCGAACTCGTCGACATCGGGCTGGACCTGCCGCCCAGCACGGTGCGCGGACTCGAGGCCGCCGACGTCGCCGCGCGGTGGCCGGTGCCGGGGCCGCACGACGACAAGTACACCCAGGGTGTGACCGGCATCCTGGCAGGCTCGGCCACCTACCCCGGTGCGGCCATCCTGTGCACCGGTGCGGCCGTGGCCGCCACCTCGGGGATGGTGCGCTACGCCGGCAGCGCGGCCGCGAACGTGGTGACGCGCTGGCCCGAGGTGGTGGCCGCGCCCCGGGCCGAAGCCGCCGGCCGGGTGCAATCGTGGGTCGTCGGGCCGGGGCTGGGCACCGACGAATCCGCCGCCGAGGCTTTGCATTTCGCGCTGGCCACCGAA is a genomic window containing:
- a CDS encoding bifunctional ADP-dependent NAD(P)H-hydrate dehydratase/NAD(P)H-hydrate epimerase, whose protein sequence is MRHYYTADAIRAAEAPLLAALPDGVLMRRAAHGLASAIAGELRARSGGVFGRRVCAVVGSGDNGGDALWAATFLRRRGVAASAVLLNPEHTHAAALAAFRRAGGRTVDAIPPATDLVIDGVVGISGRGPLRPAAAEVFGASAAPVVAVDIPSGVDVHTGAADGPHVTAALTVTFGGYKPVHALGECGRVELVDIGLDLPPSTVRGLEAADVAARWPVPGPHDDKYTQGVTGILAGSATYPGAAILCTGAAVAATSGMVRYAGSAAANVVTRWPEVVAAPRAEAAGRVQSWVVGPGLGTDESAAEALHFALATELPVIVDADALTLLAAHPELVENRSAPTVLTPHAGEYQRVAGHPVGADRVAAARELAQRLGATVLLKGNVTVIAGPGASEATGIDAGASEATGSDGDVSYLNPAGQSWAATAGSGDVLSGIIGALLASGLPPTEAAAMAAYVHARAAGLSAADPGPRAVPTSAEGILAHLRSSVAQL
- a CDS encoding zinc-dependent dehydrogenase; the protein is MKALRYYAPEDVRLEDVPEPQCGPDEVKIRVRNCSTCGTDVKILHNGHQNLTPPRTLGHEVAGEIVEVGANVNATYGSQWQVGDRVQVIAAVPCGECHECRKGWMAVCQNQTSIGYQYDGGFAEYMIVPRQVLKVDGLNRIPDNVGYDEASAAEPFACAINAQDLLGIEEGDTVVVFGAGPIGCMHIRIARGVHKCGPVYLVDVNAARLQMSADAVSPDEVINGAEVDVVERVMELTGGRGADVVITATAANITQEQAIAMAARNGRISFFGGLPKTNPTITCDSNVVHYRQLHIHGANGSAPIHNKRALQYISTGQVPVKDLITRHIPIDNVLDAFDIVQKGEAIKVTVEPSTVAVGAAG
- a CDS encoding GGDEF domain-containing protein; translation: MLLDAKSRRAVGRALSQWWTTPVDYDGQVEYFAERSLTGLIQLLIGAAAAAVGGVVVMGQLSDTAAQPLYARVVALAFAACTFAGALAWWLAPWPSRRMSRVCIVCFDVGVVAVSLVNIRALSGIFALSALILVSFYIVFFDGPKIIVLHGLWSVLAMVALAITIGAQVHGDLFLVLARAIAGTTLAFAPAAAQFAIWVLRTDANEATTDPLTGLLNRRGLSIHVDGLVRRAVKGERTVLVAVIDLDRFKGVNDAFGHAAGDEVLVRTARRLESVVTSSALVARVGGEEFVVVDIVRSGDGASMGEKLRAALADHTDRAVTASIGVTGISAATFAGGDDPVGLLGHLIARADSAMFAAKRDGGDKSVYVAQV